Proteins from a single region of Colias croceus chromosome Z, ilColCroc2.1:
- the LOC123705471 gene encoding inositol oxygenase-like, which yields MRETKADAVAQEARMSLLIEPENVKTDKPVESFRDYTIDDTDPIRQRVRRTYYAMHTNMTVDFVKAKMEKWLKFNHFKATMKEALYLMNQLVDESDPDLDLPNIVHAFQTAERIREDHPNEEWFQFVGLIHDVGKVMALYDEPQWCVVGETFPVGCKRDKHIVYGDDSFKDNPDTYNPKYNSLYGMYEPKCGIEKLMMSWGHDEYLYHVLKHNNAKIPEEGLAMIRYHSFYPWYGCHDYSHFMTKEDEKLKETVLRLTKYDLYSKSAKVPDIDALWPYYEGLIEKFCPGVLEW from the exons ATGAGAGAAACTAAAGCA GATGCTGTTGCTCAAGAAGCACGTATGTCGCTCCTGATTGAGCCAGAAAATGTGAAGACCGACAAGCCGGTGGAGTCCTTCCGCGACTACACGATCGACGACACGGATCCCATTAGACAACGGGTCCGCAGGACGTACTATGCTATGCACACTAACATGACCGTTGATTTTGTTAAGG CAAAAATGGAGAAATGGTTAAAGTTCAACCACTTCAAAGCCACCATGAAGGAGGCTCTATACCTCATGAACCAGCTCGTAGACGAATCGGACCCGGACCTGGACCTGCCAAACATCGTCCACGCTTTCCAGACCGCTGAGAGGATCCGGGAGGACCATCCTAACGAGGAGTGGTTCCAGTTTGTCGGACTCATTCATGATGTTGGAAAG GTGATGGCTCTATACGACGAGCCTCAATGGTGTGTGGTCGGAGAGACCTTCCCGGTCGGCTGCAAGCGCGACAAACACATTGTGTATGGAGATGACAGCTTCAAAGACAATCCTGATACATACAACCCTAAATACAA TTCTCTCTACGGAATGTATGAGCCGAAATGTGGTATTGAAAAACTGATGATGTCCTGGGGTCACGATGAATACCTGTACCATGTACTGAAGCATAACAACGCCAAGATACCCGAAGAAGGTCTTGCTATGATCag ATACCACTCCTTCTATCCATGGTACGGTTGCCATGACTACTCACACTTTATGACGAAAGAGGACGAAAAACTCAAGGAAACTGTTTTAAGACTAac GAAATACGACTTGTACAGTAAGAGTGCTAAAGTTCCCGACATCGATGCTCTTTGGCCCTACTACGAAGGCCTTATCGAGAAGTTCTGCCCCGGCGTCCTTGAATGGTAA